Part of the Desulfotomaculum sp. genome, CTGTTGTTATTATTAGTATGGGAATTATCTTTTTTAGAATGCGCCGGCGGTAGCAGTTTCCAATAACATACTCTTTTATAATTAAAATTGTGTAAAAGAAATGGTATGTAAATAACTGAGCTGCGTCCACCTTTGTGAATGAAAAAATATTTTCAATTTTTTGCAGGGTTATTGTTTTATTTTGTCGAATGTCTATAGCTGTAAAATCTCCGAGTCTGGCAGGCCTTGATGATAACTTGAGCAGCCAGACCGATAAGGTACATGGGGAAACCCCTGTGCCTCCCATTATGGAAAGGAGAACATAGCTTATCTTATTATTAAAAGCATGTCACTTTTTTATATTGGGGGACGATGCTTTTTTTATTTTTAAAATAAATTCTAATATAAAATTGAGCTCCGAGCCAAACAGCCTGAATGCTTATAGCAATGGCTGCCGGCCGTTAGGGTATGTTGGGAAACTGACCTGCCTTCCATTGTGAAAAGGAGATTTGATCTGTTTTTTTTAATGACGGGGCCAGCTTCTTTTAGCAAATTGGCGCCGGTATTTTTTTTAAAGGAGGTAATTTATAGTTAGAAAATTACTGTTTTGATGATGGATACATACAATTAGATTTTTTTTAAAATAAAGGGGGATCGAGATGTTTAAGAAAAGAAAAACAGCTTTCTGTCTTATATTAGCGTTATTGTTCATCCTGTCGCTGGCGGGAATGTCGTTTGCCCAACAGTCGTCAGATATCCAGGACCACTGGGCAGGAAAACAGATCAGTGACTGGATAAGCAAAGGTTTAGCTCAAGGGTACCCGGACGGGGCGTTTAAACCGGATAACAGCATTACAAGAGCAGAGTTTGTATGTTTAGTCAACAGGTCCTTCGGTTTAACCTCCACTGTAAAAACGGATTTTTCCGATGTTGCGCCAAACAACTGGTTCGCCGGTGATATTGCCAGTGCCAGGGCAGCCGGTTATATAACCGGTTTTGAGGACGGGACTTTCAGACCGGACAAACAAATCAGCAGACAGGAAGCGGCTGTTATGCTGGCCAGACTGCTCAAACTGGAGACAGCTACTGATAATTCGGCATATCTAGATACGTTTACGGATGCGAAAGACATCTCCGCATGCAGCAAGGGTTCTGTGGGCGCTGCAGTTGCCAGGGGATTGATAAACGGGTATCCCGATCAAACTATCCGGCCTGCGGCTAATATTTCCAGGGCGGAAGCAATTGTTGCGATTGACCGCTCTATTGCTGTCCAAGTGAAAGTATCCAAGTATGATCAACCGGGAACATACGGTCCTGCATCAGGCACGGAAATAATCGAAGGCAACGTACTGATCAGCGCGGCGGGGGTAACTCTTCAAAATACAAAAATCACAGGCAGCCTTGTTTTGGCTGAGGGCATCGGCGCCGGCGACGTTACGCTTAAAAATGTCATCGTGCAGGGCGAAACGGCCGTTAAAGGCGGCGGGGCAAACAGCGTTGTGTTTGAAAACTGTACAATGCCGGCCGTCATAGTTGCTAAAGAAGGTGTCAGAATTGTTGCCGCGGGTAATACATCAGTTAACATAGTACGTTTGGAATCGGGGGCCGCGCTGGCCGAACTGAAAATTACCGGCCCCGGCTTTGAAATGGTAACTCTTACACAGGTAATTCCTGAAAATGCAAAAGTTATTTTAGATGGTAATTTCGATAATGTAAAACTTGAGGCGGACAAGATAAATCTATCTGTTACCGGTGGCGTCATAGAAAAGCTTGAAGTTGCCGGAACTGCGGCCGGGGATAAAATCGATCTCGGAAGCAGCGTAAAAATAAATACTTTAATCCTGGATGCGGCGGTAAACGTTACGGGAAAAGGCGCTATTCAGACGGCCAAGGTAAACGTGTCAGGGTCAATTATTGAACCGGTCCCTGCTGTTTTCGATAAAGCGGCCGGTGTTACGGTTACTGTTGGCGCCGCATCTTCAACAGGCGGCGGCAGCGGCAGCGGGCAGGGGCCCGGGGGCGGTGGTGGTGTTGCTCCGCTTAATTTTTTGGGCGCTTACCTAACTTCAACAGGGGAATCCATTGAAGGCAGCTTAACTGTTCCGAAAAATCCCGAAATAAAGCTCGTCTTTGATCGGGGCGTTGTAAGAGATCACTGGGATACAAACCAGCAATGCATAACCATGCGTGTTCAATCCGGACCAAGTGTTCCAATAAACGTTTTCAGGGCGCCGAATTATCTGGATGAAAGCGAAAAAAAGATTATTTACGTATCTCCTGTAAATAACCTGAACCCCGGAACAACGTATGTTATTACTATAAGCGCTGGTCTTGCTGCAAACAATGACAAAACCCTCGGAACACAAAAAGAAATCACCTTTACTGTAGCGAGCGGCGGTGGTGGCGGCGGCGGAGATAATACACCTCCGGTATTCGGACAGGGTTATCCAACCACAGCCAATATTACGCAGACTTCGTTAGATTTACTGATTCGGACAAATGAAAACGGCAAGGCCTACTATGTTATACTGGGCAATGGCGCTCCAGCCCCCACTGCCCTTCAGGTAAAAGAAGGCCTTGACGCAAATAATCAGGCTGCTGTAAAATCCGGCAGCGGCAATTTGACGGCCAATACGCAATTGATTATAAACATTACTGGTTTGACTGCAGGGACTGCCTATGACATATATGTCGCTGCCGAAGATAGTAAGCCAAACCTGCAGGCAGGTCCGGCAAAAATCAGTGTCACAACAACAACGGAAAATGACCTGAGTAACGCCGGCGCAGCGTTAGCGGCAGACGGCAGCAAAACAGCCGGCGCAGCCTTCGACATCAGCATTACCGGAGCGAAAGACAACACCGGAGCTGATTTAGCAGGCGCCGTCGCGGTAACCATCACTAGCGACAAAGACGGAGAAGTATACAACAGCGACACAGCATTCACCGCCGGAGCAGCGACAGTGTCAATAGCAGCGGACAAAGTCATAACAGGCGGGATCAACACTTTAACTGTAACCATAGCCGGCGTAACCCCACACCCAACGGTAGAAGTCACCGTAACGGCAGCGACACAGATCAGCCCGGCGAACTCCGCCGCAGAAATTGCGCCGGCGCTGGCCAAAGGCGTAACCAGCGCCCTAACCATAACCTTAAAAGACAACTACGGCAACCCGATTGCCAATACAGCTAAAAACATAAAGATCGTCGTTACCGTAACCAACGCGGATCCGGCGACAGCGGAAGTCTATACAGTCGACGGCAGCGCCGTAACAGCGACAACCACCCTGTCAAGGTCCATCACAACCGACGCGGCCGGCAAAAGCACATTCACAGTTATCATGCCCGGAGCGATCGACCCTGCTGACGGAATATCCGTCCAGGTAACCCAGAACAACGGCACGGCAATCGGCGGACCCTTCACCTGCACAGAGTCTTAAAAAGCAGTGCGGTTTTTATAATTGATTGACATACTTATTTAACAGGAGGCAGGAAAAGGTCATGGCAAATAAAACAAAAGGAAGATTTATAAGCATCCTTTTAGCAGCTGTTTTCTGCTTGGCGGCAATGGCTGCGCCTGCTTTATCAGGTCAGGGGGACGGTTCGGGAGGGGGTCAGGATGACCTCCTTACCCTGGTTTCTTCCACACCTTCCCACGGTCAAAAGGATGTTGAATTGTCTGTGTTGATAAAGGTTTCCTTTAATAAAAATGTAATTAATATGACTGTTAGCGATAACAACCGCAAATGCTTCTCGCTGTATTCCGCTGATGGCCTCCTGGTTCCCGTTGAGGTCATTATGGCCGACGACCAGATTGAACCCGAAAAGAAAAGGGATATCGCCGTAAAGCCGCTGCACGATTTAAAACCGGGAACCTCCTATACGCTGAAAATTTCTCAGGAACTGCGCTCGAAAAGCGGAGTCTGTCTGGAAAAGCCGGTGTCAATTACTTTTGTTACCAAAGGAAGGCCATCTAGTGAAGAAAGCGACGGGTCAGCCGGAAGCGCAGCGCAGTCAGGAACTGGTTCATCTACCGGTGCAAACAAAGCAGATACGGTTTCAGGGAGCGGTACAGCAGTTCAAAATGAGATAGGCAGCTCCAATGACACGAACACAATACAGGAAGAAGAAAATACCGCTTCCTCCGGACAAACTTCAACACCTGCTCCGGAGAACATTGATAAATCTTCCTCAGGAAATTCAGATAACGGCAGCAGTCCTCAGGCGGCGGATGAAAACGGCAGTTCTTCCAAGGCCAACGAAAAATCCGGAGTATTTCAAACGTATATTCCTTATACGATCTGTCTGGTTGTGATTTGCGTGATCGCATATGCATTTGGCAGAAGATTCAAAAAGTAACACGGTTCATTGTTTATTTCCGGCAGGGGTGAATGGTGATTCGAAAAAAAATAATCTATGCAATATTAATCCTCAGCCCCCTGATCTGTATCTTTTTTTCACTGTTTATCGGCAGATTTCCATTATCCGTTCTACTCGTAGCCAAGATTTTATGGTCCAAGCTCGCTATGGGCGCAATTTATTTGCCGGATAAATACAACACAGTAATCTGGGAAATACGTATGCCCAGAGCGGTTTTGGGCGCTTTGGTGGGCGGTTCCCTGGCCATCAGCGGAGCAGCTTTCCAGGGGTTGTTCCGCAATCCCCTGGTCAGTTCGGGTATTCTTGGCGTAAGTTCAGGCGCCGGGTTTGGCGCGGCGCTGGCCATTTTGATTTTCAATTCCACATCATACACATATATTTTTGCCTTTTGTTTCGGAGGGCTGGCGGTACTGTTGAGCTATCTAATTGGCCGGGTATACAACACGACACCCGCCATCATGCTGGTTTTAGGCGGTGTGATCGTCTCATCGGTTTTTTCTGCCTTGATCTCTTTTGCAAAGTATGTTGCTGACCCGTATAACCAACTGCCCACAATCGTTTTCTGGCTGATGGGAAGCCTGGCCTCCGCACGCTACCATGATTTTATAATCGGCGGTATTCCCATGGCGATAGGTATCACAGGCCTTATTGCCATCCGTTGGCGGATCAATGTTCTTTCCATGGGGGATAAGGAAGCCCGTTCACTTGGAATCGACACCGCATTAAACAAGGGCATAGTCATCATCTGCGCTACATTAGCCACAGCGGGGGCAGTTTGCGTAAGCGGAATTATCGGATGGGTGGGGCTTGTCATGCCTCACATCGGACGCATGCTGGTAGGTAATGACAACAGGCTGTTAATCCCGGCAAGCCTCTCACTGGGAGCATGCTTCCTTATTATAGTGGATAATCTGGGAAGGGTGATTACAGGCTCGGAAATACCCCTGGGTATTTTGACAGCACTTGTTGGGGGGCCTTTCTTCGTTTATTTACTGAAGAAAACTAAAGGCGGGGGCTGGTGAAATATCTATGATCGAATTTATCAACGGAAGCTTCAGCTACGAGAAGTCAGGAGTCTTTAAAAACCTGAGCTTTCAGGTTAACAAGGGAGAGATCTTTTGTATCGTCGGCCCCAACGGGTGCGGCAAAACAACGCTTTTAGACTGCATTCTTGGCATTTTGAAACTTGATGAAGGGGAAATACTGATCAACAAGAGGCAGATTAAAGAAATTCCTCCGCGGGAAATTGCCAAAGAGGTGGCCTATGTCCCGCAGATCCATACAAAAACTTTTCCTTACACTGTGCTGGATATTGTGCTCATGGGCCGTGCCTCACGTATGGGGATTTTCTCCTCTCCCTCGGCGCAGGACAGGGATATTGCCGGCCAGGCGCTTGAACTGGTAGGCCTGGCAGATTTTATGAACAGGCCATACACCCAGCTGAGCGGCGGGGAAGGCCAGTTGGTCATGATAGCAAGGGCGCTGGCCCAAAAAACGCCGGTAATTATTATGGATGAGCCTACAGCTCACCTTGATTTCAAGCATGAACTGACTGTATTGGAGACTGTTATCCAATTGGTCCGGCAAACAGACCTTTCTATTATAATGGCTACTCATTTTCCCAACCATGCCTTTTATTTTGAAAACAGCGGCATCAACACTTTCGTCGCATTGATGGATCAGATGACATTTTCAGCGGTGGGCCGTCCAACGGAGATCCTGTCCGAAGATAACCTGATGTCCTTATACCAGATCAACGCCAAAGTAGTTTCATGCCTGCTGGACAACAACACCGAACTCAGGCAGATCGTACCTTTAAACACGGTCAACGGCCGGGTATCATTTGAGGAAGGGTATAAGATATAATGGTTGTTAAGAAAAAATTTTTTAAACTCTTGTTGACCTTTGCAGTTTTTATACTGGCAGGGCTTTTGCTTGCCGGCTGTTCCGGCCATAAAGAGGCAGCAACTGAAATATCCGAAAATAACCCTGACAAGTCAAATACAATTACTGTCAGAGATTACTTCGGCCGCGAGGTTGAAGTCCCTGCCCAGGCAAAAAAATTAGGTTGTCTTTACGCGTTTTCCGGTCACGTGGTAGCCATGCTCGGTAAGGGCGAAAATATTGTAGCCGTTGTTGAGGGATTGAAAAGAGATGTTTTAATGACCGGGATGCTGCCGAATATAAAAGATGCCTCTGTACCTACATTGGGAGGCGGCGCTGTCAATTTAGAAGAACTAATCAGAGTCAATCCTGATGTTATTTTTATAAAGGGAGACACTGCGACAAATGAGGGGGAAATAGAAAAACTCGAGAAAAGTAAGATTCCTTACCTGGTTGTTGATTACAAAAATATCAAAGAGCAGCAGTACATTATTGAAATGATCGGGCAGGTTGTAGGCTGCCAGGATAAGGCAAAAAGGTATAATCAGTTTTACCGGCAATGCATCGATCGAGTGCAGAAAAAAGTAGCCGGAATCCCGTTAAAGGAAAGAATTCGGGTTTATCATTCCGTTAACGAAGCTACCAGGACGGATCCCAAGGATTCACTGCCTGCGGATTGGCTGCAGGTTGCCGGGGCGGTTGATGTTTCTGTAGACAAAGACCTAAAGCTTATTGAGGAAAAGTAT contains:
- a CDS encoding ABC transporter permease; this encodes MVIRKKIIYAILILSPLICIFFSLFIGRFPLSVLLVAKILWSKLAMGAIYLPDKYNTVIWEIRMPRAVLGALVGGSLAISGAAFQGLFRNPLVSSGILGVSSGAGFGAALAILIFNSTSYTYIFAFCFGGLAVLLSYLIGRVYNTTPAIMLVLGGVIVSSVFSALISFAKYVADPYNQLPTIVFWLMGSLASARYHDFIIGGIPMAIGITGLIAIRWRINVLSMGDKEARSLGIDTALNKGIVIICATLATAGAVCVSGIIGWVGLVMPHIGRMLVGNDNRLLIPASLSLGACFLIIVDNLGRVITGSEIPLGILTALVGGPFFVYLLKKTKGGGW
- a CDS encoding iron ABC transporter substrate-binding protein, which gives rise to MVVKKKFFKLLLTFAVFILAGLLLAGCSGHKEAATEISENNPDKSNTITVRDYFGREVEVPAQAKKLGCLYAFSGHVVAMLGKGENIVAVVEGLKRDVLMTGMLPNIKDASVPTLGGGAVNLEELIRVNPDVIFIKGDTATNEGEIEKLEKSKIPYLVVDYKNIKEQQYIIEMIGQVVGCQDKAKRYNQFYRQCIDRVQKKVAGIPLKERIRVYHSVNEATRTDPKDSLPADWLQVAGAVDVSVDKDLKLIEEKYFASLEQILVWDPEVIIVNQTGVADYIMENKQWASLSAVKNHKVYQMPNGLSRWGHPGSLETPMAILWTAKTLYPELFSDLDMIKETKIFYKEFYNFDLSDETAKKILSGEGMRLSKGEENKK
- a CDS encoding iron ABC transporter ATP-binding protein — protein: MSMIEFINGSFSYEKSGVFKNLSFQVNKGEIFCIVGPNGCGKTTLLDCILGILKLDEGEILINKRQIKEIPPREIAKEVAYVPQIHTKTFPYTVLDIVLMGRASRMGIFSSPSAQDRDIAGQALELVGLADFMNRPYTQLSGGEGQLVMIARALAQKTPVIIMDEPTAHLDFKHELTVLETVIQLVRQTDLSIIMATHFPNHAFYFENSGINTFVALMDQMTFSAVGRPTEILSEDNLMSLYQINAKVVSCLLDNNTELRQIVPLNTVNGRVSFEEGYKI